From one Maniola jurtina chromosome 5, ilManJurt1.1, whole genome shotgun sequence genomic stretch:
- the LOC123865375 gene encoding uncharacterized protein LOC123865375 → MENKLNSLLERRRVLQSLLKLRNRVPERLNHEQQGEIGRYKSIDKNSNDVNQSSDIIEGSDTESPPKRKKVLKENIIIHSSSSESNFNTRSIEVPRSNTSFFGENAGVPNSPLKSTDAKKQSKVEIISIDVIKHGNSTETTTCLEPLVTPYQYFYEPPATSGNTQPSASCSLGPDETPFLPTSYPPAVSGDAQPSVSYSMRSDETTCLTTTYPPAAYGDAQPSASCSLGPDETPCLTTSYPPAAYGDAQPSASCYLGPDDTPCLTTSYPPAATGDAQPSASCSMRSDETACLTTTYQPVAYGDTQPSASCSLGPDETPCLATSYLPAATEDAQPSASCSMRSDETACLTTSYPPAAYGDAQPSASCYLGPDDTPCLTTSYPPAATGDAQPSASCSMRSDETACLTTTYQPVAYGDTQPSASCSLSPDETPCLATSYLPAATEDAQPSASCSMRSDETACLTTTYAHGDTQPSASCSLGPEVTPCLMTSYPPAASGDAQPSASCSLRPDEKGTPEMKQNTKRKRLSFKRSLYVEFLSEDELMDFSGGSSDEWSCNESEASDSPEKKKKKLSKRAIKEDNIDSVNKRKKKKPINKRKQRKQLKDEGKSYEKREGNLVPEKTMGRNPCEPNKCKRGCYDISEEKRNSIFNFYWSLDLQRKKDWLVNCTRLVPVSRTRTSHESRRSLTYEYFINDGEDRKKVCQKFLLQTLNVTQKFLLYTLSHSKEGMAQNELRTRNVPAKYSSDDKEYVKMFIEKLPAVPSHYTRKRSSRVYLPQELKNVTNLYRIYQKQCESNHKQPVGESVFRMIFNNEYNISFHTPKKDKCLLCTKAERNENMNEAEKKKLDTHCKEKKSMYRRFSAHQKFRSLNNDTLTTSFDLQKVLTTPHGDSMLLGYSRKYAVFNFTLYESGTQNGYCYVWGECDAKRGSQEIATCLYKYFEEVDKRKVKHLILYCDSCVGQNKNRIVLSVINQFLKRSKSLETIQINFLLPGHTYMPVDSMHATIEKEIQKLTVWSPSQWLPYISAARKRPRPYQVNILEHEDFINWEALALKTFTKETQKKIKFQQIRIATFKKRNKNKAEIKYSMCEDALQETINLYEESTKRKKGKGKGRGTGRFKGKGRGRIHDNDDDTNSEQSSIQGEELVLRKLYDRRLPISTVKYNDLKRLCENGTIPKPYQHEYLNLPHESLQDCLLDTDEDDEDDQDES, encoded by the exons ATGGAAAACAAACTGAATTCATTACTTGAAAGACGGAGAGTACTTCAATCATTGTTAAAACTACGAAATCGAGTGCCAGAAAG ATTGAATCACGAACAACAAGGTGAGATAGGCAGATACAAAAGCATTGATAAAAATAGCAATGATGTAAATCAGAGCTCAGATATCATAGAAGGAAGTGATACAGAAAGCCcaccaaaaagaaaaaaagtactaaaagaaaatattataatacatagcAGCAGCAGCGAAAGTAACTTCAATACTAGAAGTATTGAAGTACCCCGATCAAATACATCTTTCTTTGGAGAAAATGCTGGTGTTCCGAACAGTCCATTAAAAAGTACTGATGCAAAGAAGCAAAGTAAAGTTGAGATTATTTCTATCGACGTAATAAAACACGGGAACAGTACTGAAACCACGACGTGTTTGGAGCCACTTGTAACACCATACCAGTATTTTTACGAGCCACCTGCTACTTCCGGCAACACTCAGCCCTCAGCTTCGTGCTCCCTGGGTCCTGATGAAACTCCGTTCTTACCGACGAGCTACCCACCTGCTGTTTCTGGAGACGCTCAGCCTTCAGTTTCGTACTCCATGCGTTCTGATGAAACCACGTGCTTGACGACGACCTACCCACCTGCTGCTTACGGAGATGCTCAGCCCTCAGCTTCGTGCTCCCTGGGTCCTGATGAAACCCCGTGCTTAACGACGAGCTACCCACCTGCTGCTTACGGAGATGCTCAGCCCTCAGCTTCGTGCTACCTGGGCCCTGATGATACCCCGTGCTTAACGACGAGCTACCCACCTGCTGCTACCGGAGATGCTCAGCCCTCAGCTTCGTGCTCTATGCGTTCTGATGAAACCGCGTGCTTGACGACTACCTATCAACCTGTTGCTTACGGAGATACTCAGCCCTCAGCTTCGTGCTCCCTGGGTCCTGATGAAACCCCGTGCTTAGCGAcgagctacctacctgctgcTACCGAAGATGCTCAGCCCTCAGCTTCGTGCTCCATGCGTTCTGATGAAACCGCGTGCTTGACGACGAGCTACCCACCTGCTGCTTACGGAGATGCTCAGCCCTCAGCTTCGTGCTACCTGGGCCCTGATGATACCCCGTGCTTAACGACGAGCTACCCACCTGCTGCTACCGGAGATGCTCAGCCCTCAGCTTCGTGCTCCATGCGTTCTGATGAAACCGCGTGCTTGACGACTACCTATCAACCTGTTGCTTACGGAGATACTCAGCCCTCAGCTTCGTGCTCCCTGAGTCCTGATGAAACCCCGTGCTTAGCGAcgagctacctacctgctgcTACCGAAGATGCTCAGCCCTCAGCTTCGTGCTCCATGCGTTCTGATGAAACCGCGTGCTTGACGACGACCTATGCTCACGGAGATACTCAGCCCTCAGCTTCGTGCTCCCTGGGTCCTGAAGTAACTCCATGCTTAATGACGAGCTACCCACCCGCTGCTTCCGGAGACGCTCAACCCTCAGCTTCGTGCTCCCTGCGTCCTGATGAAAAAGGAACTCCAGAAATGAAGCAAAATACAAAACGTAAAAGATTATCGTTTAAAAGGTCCTTATACGTAGAGTTTTTGTCAGAAGATGAATTAATGGATTTTAGTGGAGGAAGTTCCGATGAGTGGTCGTGTAATGAATCTGAAGCAAGCGATAGTCctgagaaaaaaaagaaaaaactaagtaaaagGGCAATCAAAGAAGATAATATTGATAGTGTAAATAAACGTAAGAAGAAAAAACCTATTAATAAAAGAAAGCAACGGAAACAACTTAAAGATGAAGGTAAAAGCTACGAAAAAAGAGAAGGAAACTTAGTACCAGAAAAAACTATGGGACGAAATCCTTGTGAGCCAAATAAATGTAAAAGGGGTTGTTATGATATTTCCGAAGAAAAAAGAAATTCCATTTTCAATTTCTACTGGAGCTTAGATTTGCAGAGGAAAAAAGACTGGCTTGTCAATTGTACTCGCTTAGTTCCGGTTTCACGCACAAGAACATCTCATGAAAGCAGGAGAAGTCTTACTTATGAATATTTCATCAACGACGGTGAAGATCGTAAGAAGGTGTGTCAAAAGTTTTTACTTCAAACCCTCAATGTAACTCAAAAATTTTTACTGTACACTCTGTCGCATTCTAAAGAAGGCATGGCCCAAAATGAGTTGAGGACACGCAATGTTCCTGCCAAATATTCTTCCGATGATAAAGAATACGTGAAGATGTTCATTGAAAAGCTACCTGCAGTGCCTTCACACTACACCCGGAAACGATCAAGTAGGGTTTACCTTCCTCAGGAACTCAAAAACGTTACTAATTTGTATAGAATTTACCAGAAACAGTGTGAAAGTAATCATAAGCAACCTGTTGGAGAATCTGTTTTTAGAATGATATTCAACAATGAATACAATATCAGTTTTCATACGCCAAAGAAAGATAAATGTCTTTTGTGTACAAAAGCAGAGCGCAATGAGAACATGAATGAAGCAGAAAAAAAGAAATTAGATACACATTGTAAAGAAAAGAAATCTATGTACAGAAGATTTTCAGCTCACCAAAAATTCAGAAGTCTTAACAATGACACACTGACCACAAGCTTTGATCTGCAAAAGGTGCTAACCACACCTCATGGAGATAGTATGCTACTAGGATATTCCAGAAAATATGCAGTATTCAATTTCACTTTGTACGAAAGTGGGACTCAAAATGGATATTGCTATGTTTGGGGAGAGTGTGATGCGAAACGAGGCAGTCAAGAAATTGCTACTTGtttatataaatactttgaAGAAGTTGATAAAAGAAAGGTGAAACATTTGATTCTTTACTGTGATTCCTGCGTGGGACAAAACAAGAACAGGATAGTCTTGTCTGTTATTAATCAGTTCCTGAAGCGATCGAAAAGCTTAGAgactattcaaataaattttttgcTACCAGGACATACTTACATGCCTGTGGATTCCATGCATGCAACGATTGAAAAAGAAATTCAAAAGCTCACAGTATGGAGCCCCTCGCAATGGCTACCTTACATTTCAGCTGCACGAAAACGTCCGCGACCCTACCAAGTCAATATTTTGGAACATGAAGACTTCATCAACTGGGAAGCTCTTGCATTAAAAACATTTACAAAAgagacacaaaaaaaaattaaattccaaCAAATCAGGATTGcgacatttaaaaaaagaaataaaaataaagcagaAATTAAATACTCGATGTGCGAAGACGCACTCC